The sequence CGCACGCAGCTTGGCGCCGGTTTCCTCGATCGGGTGACGGCGGGCAAGACCGCGAGCAGCCTTGAGTTCGGGCTGTCCGGCGCGGTTGTCGAGCACGAAGGCCTTGACGAAGCGGCCCGACTGGATGTCGGCCAGAACGCGCTTCATTTCCTTCTTGGTTTCCTCGGTGATGATGCGCGGCCCGATCGTGATGTCACCGTATTCTGCGGTGTTCGAGATCGAATAGCGCATGTTCGCGATGCCGCCTTCATACATCAGGTCGACGATCAGCTTCAGTTCGTGGAGGCATTCGAAATAGGCCATTTCTGGCGCGTAACCAGCTTCGACCAGGGTTTCGAAACCAGCCTGCACCAGCGCGGTTGCGCCGCCGCACAGCACGGCCTGTTCGCCGAACAGATCGGTTTCGCACTCTTCGCGGAAGTTGGTTTCGATAATGCCGCTGCGGCCGCCGCCAACGCCCGAAGCGTAGGCAAGGCCGATGTCGTGGGCGTTGCCGGTGACATCCTGATGCACTGCGATCAGGCAAGGCACGCCGCCGCCGCGCTGGTATTCGCTGCGTACGGTATGGCCGGGGCCCTTGGGCGCGATCATGATCACGTCGATGTCGGCGCGCGGCTCGATCAGGCCGAAATGGATGTTGAGGCCGTGGGCAAACGCGATGGCCGAACCCGGCTTCAGGTTGGCGTGAAGGTCGTCGGCATAAATCGCGGCCTGATGTTCGTCAGGCGCGAGGATCATGAGCACGTCGGCCCATGCGGCCGCATCGGCGTTGGCGAGGACCTTGAAGCCTGCAGCTTCTGCCTTCTTGGCACTGGCCGAACCGGGGCGAAGCGCGATGGCCACGTCCTTGACGCCCGAATCGCGCAGGTTCTGTGCGTGGGCGTGGCCCTGCGAACCATAGCCGAGGATGGCGATCTTCTTGTCCGTGATCAGGTTAAGATCGCAATCGGCGTCGTAATAAACCTTCATGTCGTTCCCAATCTTGTTGCAGCCGCTCGGGGCCTATTGAAACCGTAACTGGATGGATTGTGAAATTTTCAGGCGACAGATGCGCCGCGAATCATGCCGACGATGCCGGTCCGGCCGACCTCGACGAGGCCGAGTTCCTTCATCAGCGTGACGAAGCTGTTGATCTTGTCCGGCGCGCCGGTCAGTTCGAAGATGAAGCTGGAGGTGGTGGTATCAACCACCTTCGCGCGGAAAACATCGGCAAGGCGCAGCGCCTCGACTCGGTTCTCGCCCTTGCCCGATACCTTGACCAGCGCCAGCTCGCGTTCGACATAAGGGCCGACCTCGGTAAGGTCGGTAACCTTGTGCACGGGCACCAGCCGTTCCAGCTGCGCGCGGATCTGGTCGATGATCTCGGGCGGGCCGTGCGTCACGATGGTGATGCGGCTGACATCGTGGCCGTCGGTGATGTCGGCCACGGTCAGGCTGTCGATGTTATAGCCGCGCGCGGTGAACAGGCCGGCAATCTTCGCAAGAATGCCGGCTTCGTTGTCGACCGTGATCGTGAGAACGTGGCGCTCCTGCGCCTCGGGGGAAATGTGCATCATGTCAGGGGCTTTCTCAAACGAGCGCCTTGGCTTCGTCGTCCATCGTGCCGGCAACCTCGTCTCCGTACAGGAGCATTTCGGTGTGCGCGGCGCCCGATGGAATCATCGGGAAACAGTTGGCTTCCTTGGCGACGAGGCAATCGACGAAAACCGGACCATCGTGATCGATCATGGCCTGAATTCCAGCATCGAGTTCGCTTTCGTCCGAAATGCGGATGCCTTTCCAGCCATAGGCTTCAGCCAGCTTCACGAAATCGGGCAAGCTGTCGGAATAGGAGTTCGAGAAGCGGCTCTCGTAGGTAAGTTCCTGCCACTGGCGGACCATGCCCATCCATTCGTTGTTGAGCACGAAGACCTTGACGGGCAGGCGGTACTGCGTGGCGGTGCCCAGTTCCTGAATGTTCATCTGGATCGAGGCATCGCCGGCAATGTCGATCACCAGCGCATCGGGGAAGCCCGCCTGCGCGCCAATGGCAGCCGGGAGGCCGTAGCCCATCGTGCCGAGCCCGCCCGACGTCAGCCACTTGTTGGGCTTCATGAAGTGGAAGTGCTGCGCCGCCCACATCTGGTGCTGGCCAACCTCGGTGCTGATGATCGGTTCGCGGTGCTTGGTCAGCTCATACAGACGCTCGATCGCCAGTTGCGGCATGATTTCCGAAGCCTTGCGCGGATAGGATAGGCTCTGCCGCGCGCGCCAGCCGTCGATGCGGCTGTGCCATTCGGTCAGATCCTGCGCCTTGTAGCCGCGCTGGAGCCAGGCTTCGATCAGTTGGGCCAGAACCTTGCCGCAATCGCCGATCACCGGCAGGTCGACGCGCACCGTCTTGTTGATCGACGCGCGGTCGATATCGATGTGGATCTTCTTGCTGTTCGGCGCAAAGGCATCGAGCCGCCCGGTGACCCGGTCATCAAAGCGGGCGCCGATGCACACGACCAGATCGGCACGGTTCATCGTCATGTTCGCTTCATACGTGCCGTGCATGCCGAGCATACCGAGCCACGCGGAATGGTCAGCCGGGAATGCGCCAAGGCCCATCAGCGTCGAGGTGACCGGCGCGCCGGTCAGCGACTGGAGTTCCTGCAGCAGGCGCGCGGCCTCAGGCCCGGAATTGATCACGCCGCCGCCGGTGTAGAACACCGGTGCCTTGGCGTTTGCGATCATCTCGATGGCTTCGGCGATTTCCTTTGCGCCGCCTTCCGTCTGCGGATTGTAGCGGTTGCGCTGCTGCGGAGCGCCGCCTGTCCACGTTGCGGTGGCGATCTGCACGTCCTTGGGAATGTCGATCACGACGGGACCGGGGCGGCCTTCGGTGGCAATGCGGAACGCCTCGTCGATGATCGCGGCGAGCTGCGACGGGTCCTTCACCAGATAGTTGTGCTTGGTGCAGTGGCGCGTGATGCCAACGGTATCAGCTTCCTGGAACGCATCGGTGCCGATCAGGCCGGTGGGGACCTGTCCGGTAATGACGACCATCGGAATAGAATCCATGAAGGCGTCGGCAATCCCGGTGACGGCATTGGTCGCGCCCGGACCCGAAGTGACCAGCACGACGCCCGGCTTGCCGGTAGCGCGCGCGTAGCCTTCGGCCGCATGGGCAGCGCCGGCTTCATGGCGGACGAGGATGTGGCGGAGACGCTCGTCACCGAACAGCGCATCGTAGATCGGCAAGACTGCACCGCCCGGATAGCCGAACACGAATTCGACTCCCTTGGCGACCAGGCTTTCGACCAGGATCTCGGCGCCGCTGCGCTCGCTTGTCACGTTACTTCATCCTTCTTCGCGTGTCGGGGCCGATACCCCCGATGCCACGCAGGAAAAACAAAAAAATTCAGGCCAGCCGATATGAATTGGGCCAGTCTGAACCGTCAAAAATATCGGCCCGGCTGCAGCGAACTGCGCCGGGCCGTCTCTCCCTTTCGGGTGCTTGATCGACATGCGACATGGATCAGGCAATTGACGGCCTGCTACTTAACACAAAACGCTATGTCAAGCGGCTATATGCGCAATAAACTTGCTGCATGATGGCTGTCAATGGAATTTTCGTACTCGAGCCGGGGCCAGTCACCTGGATTCTGGTTCCTTGCCCAAGTATATTGCCGCTTGGCGTAACGGCGCGTGGCCTGCTGCCCGGCGGCGATCGCTTCATTTTGGCTAATGTTTCCCCGGGAAAACATTCTGATCTCGGGCACACCGATAGCGCGCATCACCGGCATCTCATCGGGCAGATCTCGCGCGAGCAGTGCCTCGACTTCCTCGAGCGCGCCGCCCTGCCACATCAGTTCGAAGCGCAAGTCGCAGCGCCTGTACAGCCACTGCCGTTCGGGCAGGAGGACGAGGGGCGCGAGGTTGACGTGCGCGCCGATTCCACCGCTCAGCCGCTGTTGCCAGTGGGCGAGGGGGCTGCCGGTCGAGCGCACGACTTCAAGAGCGCGAGTGATGCGCTGGGTATCTGCGGGCGCGAGCAGGGCTGCGCGTTCGGGATCTTCGGTTTTTAGCGCCGAATAGGCCAGTTCCAACGGCAGCGCGCGGATGGCTGCGCGCACCTCCGGATCGATCTCGGGCACTGGCGCGATGCCATCGAGCAGCGTGCGTATATAAAGGCCGGTGCCGCCGACGAGGATGGGTAGCGCGCCGCGCGCGTGAGCCACCGCAATCTCGCGTTTGGCGGCATTGGCCCAGTCGGCCGCCGAGCATGCCTGTGCGCCGTCCCATGCGCCGAACAGGACATGCGGTACGCCTTGCATTTCGTCCTCTGAGGGACGCGCGCTGAGCACGCGCAAGTCGGCGTAGACTTGCGCGCTGTCGGCATTGATGATCACGGCCTCTTGCCCGTGCGCCACTGCACGCAGGGCGAGTTTTACCGCCAGATCGCTCTTGCCGCTGGCCGTCGGCCCTGCGATTAGCGCGAGCCTTGGCCGTCCGGCCGCTGGACTCACGCTTTCGCCTTCAAAGGAATTCCCGGTGATCATTGCCCGGCTGATAGCAGACCAAGAGACGCTTGGTGACAATCTTGCACTCGCCATGGAAATGATCGAGGCGCGCGACTGGGAAGTGGCGGGCGCAGGCATGCTCGACACATGCGAGGACGTACTCGAACTCGAAGTGGTTGAAGGCAATCCGGCGGGCATCCGGAAGATCCTCGACCAGTGTTTTCCCGAGAGCGACCTGCTGCTGTGTGAAGGCCTGATCGACGTGCCGAGCCTGTTCGTGTCGGACATGGATTCGACCATGATCGGGCAGGAATGCATCGATGAACTGGCCGATTTTGCCGGCCTCAAGGACCGCATCGCCGCCATTACCGAACGCGCGATGCAGGGCGAACTCGATTTCGAATCGGCGCTGCGTGAGCGGGTGGGCCTGCTCAAGGACCTGCCGGAGAGCGCGATCCAGCAATGCCTGGACGAGCGGATTCGTCCGATGTCCGGCGCGCGCACGCTGGTTTCGACGCTCAAGGCGCGCGGCTGTCATACCGTGCTGGTGACCGGGGGCTTCCATTCCTTCGCCGATCCTGTTGCGGAATTGCTGGGCTTTGACCGCGTGGTCGGCAACCGCCTCGGGCTTCACGACGGCGTGTTGACGGGTGGGCTGGTCGGCGGGATCGTCGACAGTTCGGTCAAGAAGGCGGTGCTTCTGGAAGAAGCCGCGCGGCTCGGCGAGGACGCGCTGAGCCTCGCAACCGGCGATGGCGCGAACGACATCCCGATGATCGAAGCGGCCACGTTCGGCATAGCCTACCGCGCCAAGCCCAAGGCGCGCGATGCCGCGGATGGCTGGATCGACAAGGGCGATCTGACCTCGATTCTTTCGCTTTTGGGCATTCGCCGCGCCGATTGGGTACTGGATTGACGGCATATTTACATGCCTGTTAGTATAAGCGGACAAGTTATTCGGGAGATTACGCCGTGAATGCCATGACCGGCGCGCTGCAGGCCGATTTGCCCATCTATGACGCGCGCCGTCCCGAACTGCGCCTGCGTCCGGTCAAGGCGTGGCGACACTTCCATAACCTTTTGAAGGACAAGGAAAACACCGAAGAAGTGTTTCATATCTTCGAGTCCCTGCCGTGGCGGAACTTGCGCGAAACCGGGCAGCGTTTCCTGCGCTCTGACGCGGGACAGGCCGTGCGGGCAAAAGAGCCGTATCTTCCGGCGATTCTCGATGATCATGCGGCGCTGCGCGAAATGCCGGAAGGCTCGCTGGCGCACGCGTACTGCGATTTCATGGAGCGCGAGGGCCTGACCGCGCAAGGGCTGGTCGATGAGTTCGACAAGTTCGCGCGCGACCGCAAGAAGTTCGACGACCAGTTCACATGGTATCTCAACCGCATGCGCGACGTGCACGATATGCTGCATGTGCTGACTGGCTATGGCCGCGATGCGCTGGGCGAAGCCTGCGTGCTGGCGTTTACCTACAGCCAGCAGCCGTCGCTGGCGAATCTGTTCATCGGCTATCTTGCTGGTTTGAACATCAACAAGCAGACACAGCGCAGCGCGCCGGTGCTGCGCGCCGTGCGCGAAGGGCAAAGGTTGGGCAAGGCCTGCCCGCGGCTGTGCGAGCAGTCGATTACCGAGCTGCTGCCGTTACCGCTGGAAGAGGTGCGCAAGCGGCTCAATATCACCTCAGCGGTGCATTACCATCACGCGCACGCGATCTGGCGGAGCTGTGGCGTCGATCCTTATGACCTGCTCGGAAAGAGCGCCAGGCTGGCGGCTTGACCGGGCTTTGACAGCTTGAATGCGCCCCCGCCTTCGCGAGGGCGCAAAGCGTTTCCGGGTGGGGTCAGGCTTCCATCCAGTCGCGGAAGAAGGCTTCGTTGGCGTCGCGCAAGGTGGCGAGTTCCACGCCTGCGATCTGGCTGCCGCCGACAGTGCCGATGCGGACCGCGTCCTCGAGTGCTTCGCCCGCAGCAGTCGTCACGATATAGCGCGACTGATCCTCCCCGAAAGCGGAAGCCGTTGTCAGGGCGGCGTCGAGCACGCAGCCCTTGCCGCTTGTCAGCGCCATCTCGGTGAGAGCGACAAGCAGCCCGCCATCGGAAATATCGTGAACGGCAGTGAGTTTGCCTGCGGCGATCCACGCGCGGATCTGTTCGCCGTTCTTGCGTTCGACAGCCAGATCAACCTTGGGCGCATCGCCCGCTTCACGGCCTGCGATTTCGCGCAAATAGAGCGATTGGCCGAGGTGGGTGCCTTCGCCGCCTACCAGCCAGATGGCATCGCCTTCGGCCTTGAACGCGACCGTGGTCATCACTTCGTGGTCGAGCATCAGGCCGACGCCGCCGATGGCGGGCGTGGGCAGAATGGCCGAACCGCCGCCGGTCGCCTTGGATTCGTTGTAAAGCGAGACGTTGCCCGAGACGATCGGATAGTCGAGTGCGCGGCAGGCATCGCCCATACCTTCAAGCGCCTGAACGATTTGCGCCATGATTTCGGGGCGCTGCGGGTTGGCGAAGTTGAGGCAATTGGTGATCGCCAGCGGGCGCGCTCCGACCGCACAGATGTTGCGATAGGTCTCGGCCACAGCCTGCTTGCCGCCTTCGTAGGGATCGGCATAGCAGTAGCGGGGGCTGCAATCGGTGCTCATCGCGAGTGCCTTTTGCGTGCCATGGATGCGCACCACGGCCGCATCTCCGCCCGATTTTTGCAGCGTGTCCGCGCCGACCTGGCTATCGTATTGTTCGAAAATCCAACGGCGGTTGGCTAGATCCGGGCAGCCGATGAGCTTGACCAGATCCGCGCCGATGTCTGCGCTTTCCGGCACGGCGCCCAGCGCGGGCACGTTGGCCCACTTTTTGTAATCGGCAAGGCTGAGCGCGGGACGATCATAGAGCGGCGCGTCTTCGGCGAGGGGGCCCAGCGGAATATCGCAGACGGTTTCGCCCTTGAAGGTGAGCACCATGTGCCCGGTATCGGTCACTTCGCCGATCACCGCGAAATCGAGTTCCCACTTCTTGAAGATCGCTTCGGCCATCGACTCCTTGCCGGGCTTCAGCACCATGAGCATGCGCTCCTGGCTCTCCGAGAGCATCATCTCGTAAGGCGTCATGCCCTCTTCGCGGCAGGGCACCATATCCATGTTGAGGATGATGCCGGCCTTGCCATTGGTCGCCATTTCAACCGACGAGGAGGTGAGGCCCGCAGCGCCCATGTCCTGAATCGCGACAATGGCGTCGGTCGCCATAAGCTCAAGACAGGCTTCGATCAGCAGCTTTTCGGTGAAGGGATCGCCGACCTGCACGGTGGGGCGCTTGGCCTCCGAATCCTCGCCGAAATCGGCGCTTGCCATGGTCGCGCCGTGAATACCGTCACGCCCGGTCTTCGAACCCACGTAGACGATGGGATTTCCGAGGCCAGTTGCGGCGGAGTAGAAGATCTTGTCCTGCTCGGCCACGCCCACAGTCATTGCGTTGACGAGGATGTTGCCGTCATAAGCCGGGTGGAAATTGGTTTCGCCGCCGACCGTCGGCACGCCGACGCAGTTGCCGTAGCCGCCGATGCCCGCGACAACGCCCTGCACGAGGTGCTTCATCTTCGGGTGATCGGGACGGCCAAAGCGCAGAGCGTTCATGTTCGCCACGGGGCGCGCGCCCATCGTGAACACATCGCGAAGGATGCCGCCAACGCCGGTTGCCGCGCCCTGATAGGGTTCGATGTATGAGGGGTGGTTGTGGCTTTCCATCTTGAAGATGGCGGCCTGACCATCTCCGATGTCGATCACGCCCGCGTTCTCGCCGGGGCCGCAGATCACCCAAGGGGCCGAGGTCGGCAGCTTCTTGAGGTGGATTCGGCTCGACTTGTACGAGCAGTGCTCGGACCACATGACCGAAAATATGCCGAGTTCGACAAGGTTCGGTTCACGACCAAGCGCGTTCAGGACGCGCTGGTACTCTTCCTCGGACAGCCCATGGGCGGCGACGACATCTGCGGTGATCTCGGACATGGCCCGCGCCTTAGCGATGCCGCGCGAAAGTGGCTAGTCCTAACCCGCGAACTTCGTGGCAGCCCACGTTGCTGCCGTGGCGGCAACGGCGGTGGCGAAGGTGCCCCAGATCACGTCGATCACCGTGACATGGACCGGCCAGCGCGCGAGCACGGCCTGGCTGGTGAGATCATAGGTCATATAGCACATCGCGCCGAGAATCGCGCCGTTGAGTGCGGCGGCGCCAAGCCCTTGCGACAGGCCGGGGCGGACCGCGAACCACATCATGCCGACGAGGTACAGTAGATAGAACACCAGCGCCGGAGCGAGGCGGAAGGTGGGGGCGAGAAGATCGCCGAGCGCCGGACGGTAGAGCTTCGATCCGGCCCAGCCGAGCCAGACGGCATCGAGTGCGCCGAAAACGACGGCGGCAGCGACATAGGCGATGACGTACTGCATGGCCTTAATACCTCTCGTGCAATTGCTGATCGAAGCTTGACCCGCCCCCCGCGCCCCGTCAATGCTGCCCCAATGGGAACCGCATCGGATATCGCGAGCT is a genomic window of Novosphingobium sp. MMS21-SN21R containing:
- a CDS encoding DUF2177 family protein, with amino-acid sequence MQYVIAYVAAAVVFGALDAVWLGWAGSKLYRPALGDLLAPTFRLAPALVFYLLYLVGMMWFAVRPGLSQGLGAAALNGAILGAMCYMTYDLTSQAVLARWPVHVTVIDVIWGTFATAVAATAATWAATKFAG
- the ilvC gene encoding ketol-acid reductoisomerase, whose product is MKVYYDADCDLNLITDKKIAILGYGSQGHAHAQNLRDSGVKDVAIALRPGSASAKKAEAAGFKVLANADAAAWADVLMILAPDEHQAAIYADDLHANLKPGSAIAFAHGLNIHFGLIEPRADIDVIMIAPKGPGHTVRSEYQRGGGVPCLIAVHQDVTGNAHDIGLAYASGVGGGRSGIIETNFREECETDLFGEQAVLCGGATALVQAGFETLVEAGYAPEMAYFECLHELKLIVDLMYEGGIANMRYSISNTAEYGDITIGPRIITEETKKEMKRVLADIQSGRFVKAFVLDNRAGQPELKAARGLARRHPIEETGAKLRAMMPWIGANKLVDQTKN
- a CDS encoding Coq4 family protein, with amino-acid sequence MTGALQADLPIYDARRPELRLRPVKAWRHFHNLLKDKENTEEVFHIFESLPWRNLRETGQRFLRSDAGQAVRAKEPYLPAILDDHAALREMPEGSLAHAYCDFMEREGLTAQGLVDEFDKFARDRKKFDDQFTWYLNRMRDVHDMLHVLTGYGRDALGEACVLAFTYSQQPSLANLFIGYLAGLNINKQTQRSAPVLRAVREGQRLGKACPRLCEQSITELLPLPLEEVRKRLNITSAVHYHHAHAIWRSCGVDPYDLLGKSARLAA
- the miaA gene encoding tRNA (adenosine(37)-N6)-dimethylallyltransferase MiaA, whose protein sequence is MITGNSFEGESVSPAAGRPRLALIAGPTASGKSDLAVKLALRAVAHGQEAVIINADSAQVYADLRVLSARPSEDEMQGVPHVLFGAWDGAQACSAADWANAAKREIAVAHARGALPILVGGTGLYIRTLLDGIAPVPEIDPEVRAAIRALPLELAYSALKTEDPERAALLAPADTQRITRALEVVRSTGSPLAHWQQRLSGGIGAHVNLAPLVLLPERQWLYRRCDLRFELMWQGGALEEVEALLARDLPDEMPVMRAIGVPEIRMFSRGNISQNEAIAAGQQATRRYAKRQYTWARNQNPGDWPRLEYENSIDSHHAASLLRI
- the ilvN gene encoding acetolactate synthase small subunit, which codes for MHISPEAQERHVLTITVDNEAGILAKIAGLFTARGYNIDSLTVADITDGHDVSRITIVTHGPPEIIDQIRAQLERLVPVHKVTDLTEVGPYVERELALVKVSGKGENRVEALRLADVFRAKVVDTTTSSFIFELTGAPDKINSFVTLMKELGLVEVGRTGIVGMIRGASVA
- the purL gene encoding phosphoribosylformylglycinamidine synthase subunit PurL — encoded protein: MSEITADVVAAHGLSEEEYQRVLNALGREPNLVELGIFSVMWSEHCSYKSSRIHLKKLPTSAPWVICGPGENAGVIDIGDGQAAIFKMESHNHPSYIEPYQGAATGVGGILRDVFTMGARPVANMNALRFGRPDHPKMKHLVQGVVAGIGGYGNCVGVPTVGGETNFHPAYDGNILVNAMTVGVAEQDKIFYSAATGLGNPIVYVGSKTGRDGIHGATMASADFGEDSEAKRPTVQVGDPFTEKLLIEACLELMATDAIVAIQDMGAAGLTSSSVEMATNGKAGIILNMDMVPCREEGMTPYEMMLSESQERMLMVLKPGKESMAEAIFKKWELDFAVIGEVTDTGHMVLTFKGETVCDIPLGPLAEDAPLYDRPALSLADYKKWANVPALGAVPESADIGADLVKLIGCPDLANRRWIFEQYDSQVGADTLQKSGGDAAVVRIHGTQKALAMSTDCSPRYCYADPYEGGKQAVAETYRNICAVGARPLAITNCLNFANPQRPEIMAQIVQALEGMGDACRALDYPIVSGNVSLYNESKATGGGSAILPTPAIGGVGLMLDHEVMTTVAFKAEGDAIWLVGGEGTHLGQSLYLREIAGREAGDAPKVDLAVERKNGEQIRAWIAAGKLTAVHDISDGGLLVALTEMALTSGKGCVLDAALTTASAFGEDQSRYIVTTAAGEALEDAVRIGTVGGSQIAGVELATLRDANEAFFRDWMEA
- a CDS encoding acetolactate synthase 3 large subunit, translating into MTSERSGAEILVESLVAKGVEFVFGYPGGAVLPIYDALFGDERLRHILVRHEAGAAHAAEGYARATGKPGVVLVTSGPGATNAVTGIADAFMDSIPMVVITGQVPTGLIGTDAFQEADTVGITRHCTKHNYLVKDPSQLAAIIDEAFRIATEGRPGPVVIDIPKDVQIATATWTGGAPQQRNRYNPQTEGGAKEIAEAIEMIANAKAPVFYTGGGVINSGPEAARLLQELQSLTGAPVTSTLMGLGAFPADHSAWLGMLGMHGTYEANMTMNRADLVVCIGARFDDRVTGRLDAFAPNSKKIHIDIDRASINKTVRVDLPVIGDCGKVLAQLIEAWLQRGYKAQDLTEWHSRIDGWRARQSLSYPRKASEIMPQLAIERLYELTKHREPIISTEVGQHQMWAAQHFHFMKPNKWLTSGGLGTMGYGLPAAIGAQAGFPDALVIDIAGDASIQMNIQELGTATQYRLPVKVFVLNNEWMGMVRQWQELTYESRFSNSYSDSLPDFVKLAEAYGWKGIRISDESELDAGIQAMIDHDGPVFVDCLVAKEANCFPMIPSGAAHTEMLLYGDEVAGTMDDEAKALV
- the serB gene encoding phosphoserine phosphatase SerB, encoding MIIARLIADQETLGDNLALAMEMIEARDWEVAGAGMLDTCEDVLELEVVEGNPAGIRKILDQCFPESDLLLCEGLIDVPSLFVSDMDSTMIGQECIDELADFAGLKDRIAAITERAMQGELDFESALRERVGLLKDLPESAIQQCLDERIRPMSGARTLVSTLKARGCHTVLVTGGFHSFADPVAELLGFDRVVGNRLGLHDGVLTGGLVGGIVDSSVKKAVLLEEAARLGEDALSLATGDGANDIPMIEAATFGIAYRAKPKARDAADGWIDKGDLTSILSLLGIRRADWVLD